From the Paenibacillus sp. genome, one window contains:
- the proC gene encoding pyrroline-5-carboxylate reductase, producing the protein MNTSSQSAATSAALSEQRIVFIGAGSMSEALLRGIVEAKLVRPQSVVALYRNDRSRIDALQSAYGIRAPETNAHDERQRLVANADIVVLSVKPKDVGAAMIEFRSAFRPEQLLVSVVAGLSIDTMQRLLGRPQPIVRTMPNTSSTIGLGATGLAFSESVSAAQREMATQLLQAVGTTVPVEENKLNIVTGLSGSGPAYVYYLMEAMIEAGVQGGLSAEESRALAVQTVLGAAHMVETTGEDPAALRAKVTSPNGTTFAAIGVLERFQFREGVVQAIQRAADRAGEMGDDIAASVLQQAKE; encoded by the coding sequence ATGAACACTTCCTCGCAATCCGCCGCGACGAGCGCGGCGTTGTCCGAACAGCGAATCGTCTTCATCGGCGCCGGCTCGATGTCGGAAGCGCTCCTGCGCGGCATCGTCGAAGCGAAGCTCGTCCGCCCGCAATCCGTCGTCGCGCTCTACCGGAACGACCGGAGCCGTATCGACGCATTGCAATCCGCATACGGCATTCGCGCGCCGGAAACGAACGCGCACGACGAGCGGCAGCGGCTCGTCGCGAACGCCGATATCGTCGTACTCTCCGTGAAGCCGAAGGACGTCGGCGCCGCGATGATCGAGTTCCGCTCCGCCTTCCGGCCGGAACAGCTGCTCGTCTCCGTCGTCGCGGGCCTCTCGATCGACACGATGCAGAGACTTCTCGGCCGCCCGCAGCCGATCGTCCGCACGATGCCGAACACGTCGTCGACGATCGGGCTCGGCGCGACCGGCCTCGCTTTCTCGGAATCGGTGTCGGCGGCGCAGCGCGAGATGGCGACGCAGCTGCTGCAGGCCGTCGGCACAACGGTGCCGGTCGAAGAAAACAAGCTGAATATCGTCACCGGTCTTTCGGGATCCGGCCCCGCGTATGTGTACTACCTGATGGAAGCGATGATCGAAGCCGGCGTGCAGGGCGGCCTGTCCGCCGAGGAATCCCGGGCGCTCGCCGTCCAGACGGTGCTCGGCGCGGCGCACATGGTCGAGACGACCGGCGAGGATCCGGCGGCGCTGCGGGCCAAGGTCACATCGCCGAACGGCACGACGTTCGCCGCCATCGGCGTCTTGGAGCGGTTCCAATTCCGCGAGGGCGTCGTCCAAGCGATCCAGCGCGCGGCCGACCGCGCCGGGGAGATGGGCGACGACATCGCCGCCTCCGTGCTGCAGCAAGCGAAAGAGTAA
- a CDS encoding glutamate-5-semialdehyde dehydrogenase, whose translation MSEVKEKAALAKRTTNRLAALSTEAKNAALLRIADTLIERTAELVAANEEDLKRGRETGLSASLLDRLALTPQRIEAMAQGVREVVALPDPVGEQLAAFDRPNGLRIRQVRVPIGLIGIIYEARPNVTVDAAALCLKTGNAVLLRGGSSALSSNRAIVDAIRHALEQTDLPADAVQLVADPSRASVDEMLKLNGLLDCIIPRGGASLIQTVVQNATVPVIETGAGICHTFVDESADAAMALAIALNAKVQRPSVCNAMETLLVHRAFAEAHLAAFAEAFREKNVELRGCGEARRLVPWMNEAGDADYATEYNDYILNVKVVGGLDEALEHIERFGTKHSECIVTASAANAERFLQEVDAAAVYHNASTRFTDGFEFGFGAEIGISTQKLHARGPMGLPALTSSKYIVAGDGQIRG comes from the coding sequence ATGAGCGAAGTGAAAGAAAAAGCGGCGCTGGCGAAGCGGACGACGAACCGGCTCGCGGCGCTGTCCACGGAAGCGAAAAATGCGGCGCTGCTGCGCATCGCCGATACGTTGATCGAGCGCACCGCCGAGCTCGTGGCGGCGAACGAAGAGGATCTTAAGCGGGGCCGGGAAACGGGACTGAGCGCGTCGCTGCTCGACCGGCTCGCTTTGACGCCGCAGCGCATCGAAGCGATGGCGCAGGGCGTCCGCGAAGTCGTCGCGCTGCCGGATCCGGTCGGCGAGCAACTCGCCGCCTTCGACCGGCCGAACGGGCTGCGCATCCGCCAGGTGCGGGTGCCGATCGGCCTGATCGGCATCATCTACGAAGCGCGTCCGAACGTGACGGTCGACGCCGCGGCGCTGTGCCTGAAGACCGGCAACGCCGTCCTGCTGCGCGGCGGCTCCTCCGCCCTGTCGTCCAACCGGGCGATCGTCGACGCGATCCGGCACGCGCTCGAGCAGACCGACCTGCCCGCGGACGCGGTCCAGCTCGTCGCCGATCCGAGCCGCGCCTCCGTCGACGAGATGCTGAAGCTGAACGGCCTGCTCGACTGCATCATTCCGCGCGGCGGCGCGTCGCTCATCCAGACGGTCGTCCAGAACGCGACGGTGCCGGTCATCGAGACGGGCGCAGGCATCTGTCACACGTTCGTCGACGAGTCGGCCGACGCGGCGATGGCGCTCGCCATCGCGCTGAACGCGAAGGTGCAGCGGCCGTCCGTCTGCAATGCCATGGAGACGCTGCTCGTGCACCGCGCTTTCGCGGAAGCGCACCTGGCTGCGTTCGCCGAGGCGTTCCGCGAGAAGAACGTCGAGCTGCGCGGCTGCGGCGAAGCCCGCCGCCTCGTGCCGTGGATGAACGAAGCGGGCGACGCCGATTACGCGACGGAATACAACGACTACATCCTGAACGTGAAAGTCGTCGGCGGGCTCGACGAAGCGCTCGAGCATATCGAGCGGTTCGGCACGAAGCATTCCGAATGCATCGTGACCGCCTCCGCGGCGAACGCGGAGCGGTTCCTGCAAGAGGTCGACGCCGCAGCAGTGTACCATAACGCGTCCACCCGCTTCACGGACGGCTTCGAATTCGGCTTCGGCGCCGAAATCGGCATCAGCACGCAGAAGCTGCACGCGCGCGGCCCGATGGGGCTGCCGGCGCTCACATCGTCGAAATACATCGTCGCGGGCGACGGCCAAATCCGCGGCTAA
- the proB gene encoding glutamate 5-kinase, producing the protein MNGSNRRRIVVKIGSSSLTALAGGLRREQIEYFAEELAKLANAGDQVVLVTSGAVAAGFARLGFEKRPKLTHEKQASAAVGQALLMQAYNEAFAKRGLVVAQVLLTRSDFSNRRRIHNASATLEELLNRGVVPIINENDTVSVDELKFGDNDTLSALVANLVKARCLVICTDMNGLYTEDPRKNPDARRIERVKAIDDDLFRMAGGSGSNVGTGGMRSKLEAARIAIRGGVQVFIGRAAAEGDLRRAANGEGDGTYFDAELQTLSMKKQWVGFHSVPQGRAIVDEGARKALAEGGRSLLPAGVRRVEGDFHPGDVIEVALEDGRAIGRGVVNYASWQLQAAAGLSTEEVQRRLDVARIEVIHRDEWVLF; encoded by the coding sequence ATGAACGGCTCGAATCGGCGACGCATCGTCGTCAAAATCGGCAGCAGCTCGCTTACCGCGCTAGCTGGCGGGCTGCGCCGGGAGCAAATCGAATATTTCGCGGAGGAGCTTGCGAAGCTCGCGAACGCCGGCGATCAGGTGGTTCTCGTCACCTCCGGCGCCGTCGCCGCCGGCTTCGCCCGGCTCGGCTTCGAGAAGCGGCCGAAGCTGACGCACGAGAAGCAGGCGTCCGCCGCCGTCGGGCAGGCGCTGCTCATGCAGGCGTACAACGAGGCGTTCGCGAAGCGCGGCCTCGTCGTCGCGCAGGTGCTGCTGACGCGGTCCGATTTCTCGAACCGCCGCCGCATCCATAACGCCTCCGCCACGCTGGAGGAGCTGCTGAACCGAGGCGTCGTGCCGATCATTAACGAGAACGACACCGTCTCGGTCGACGAGCTGAAGTTCGGCGACAACGACACGCTGTCGGCGCTCGTCGCGAACCTCGTCAAAGCGCGCTGCCTCGTCATCTGCACCGACATGAACGGGCTGTACACGGAAGATCCGCGGAAAAACCCGGACGCCCGGCGCATCGAACGCGTGAAGGCGATCGACGACGATCTGTTCCGCATGGCGGGCGGCAGCGGCTCGAACGTCGGCACCGGCGGCATGCGATCGAAGCTCGAGGCGGCGCGGATCGCCATCCGCGGCGGCGTGCAAGTATTTATCGGCCGGGCGGCCGCGGAAGGCGACCTGCGGCGGGCGGCGAACGGCGAAGGCGACGGCACATACTTCGACGCCGAGCTGCAGACGCTGTCGATGAAGAAGCAATGGGTCGGCTTCCACTCCGTGCCGCAGGGCCGCGCCATCGTCGACGAAGGCGCGAGGAAGGCGCTCGCCGAAGGCGGCAGGAGCCTCCTGCCCGCCGGCGTCCGCCGCGTCGAAGGCGACTTCCATCCGGGCGACGTCATCGAGGTGGCGCTGGAGGACGGCCGGGCGATCGGCCGGGGCGTCGTCAATTACGCGTCTTGGCAGCTGCAGGCGGCCGCGGGTCTGTCGACGGAGGAAGTGCAGCGCCGGCTCGACGTAGCCCGCATCGAAGTCATTCATCGCGACGAATGGGTCCTATTTTAA
- a CDS encoding HAD family hydrolase — translation MAEKATLNLLFDLDDTLIHCNKYFDLVIDQFAELMLTWFASFPLSKEDLKKTQLELDLAGIRVEGFAADRFPESFGETYDHYSALYGRPSDADERKRVVELGYTVYDSEFELYPDVVATLERLKKDGHVISLYTGGDEKIQRRKAEKVNLAPFFEGRIFVAQHKNSEALARILTETGFDRSRTWMIGNSLRTDIAPAIECGIGAMYIPPLSNWAFDLVEVTLGETDRLLKLESIAQVPDAVAGILAR, via the coding sequence ATGGCGGAGAAAGCGACGCTGAACTTGCTTTTCGATTTGGACGACACGCTCATCCATTGCAATAAATATTTCGATTTGGTCATCGACCAATTCGCCGAATTGATGCTGACCTGGTTTGCTTCCTTCCCGCTCTCCAAAGAAGACCTGAAAAAAACGCAGCTCGAGCTCGACCTGGCCGGCATCCGCGTCGAAGGGTTCGCGGCGGATCGATTCCCGGAATCGTTCGGGGAAACGTACGACCATTACAGCGCGTTGTACGGCCGCCCGAGCGACGCGGACGAGCGCAAGCGAGTCGTCGAGCTCGGCTACACCGTGTACGACAGCGAGTTCGAGCTGTACCCGGACGTCGTCGCGACGCTCGAGCGGCTGAAGAAGGACGGGCACGTGATCTCCTTGTACACGGGCGGAGACGAGAAGATCCAGCGCCGCAAAGCGGAGAAAGTGAATCTCGCCCCCTTCTTCGAAGGCCGCATCTTCGTCGCGCAGCATAAAAACAGCGAGGCGCTCGCGCGCATCCTGACGGAGACCGGCTTCGACCGGTCCCGGACGTGGATGATCGGCAATTCGCTCCGCACGGACATCGCGCCCGCGATCGAATGCGGCATCGGCGCGATGTACATCCCGCCGCTGTCCAATTGGGCGTTCGACCTCGTGGAAGTAACGCTTGGCGAGACGGACCGGCTGCTGAAGCTGGAATCGATCGCGCAGGTGCCGGACGCGGTGGCAGGCATTCTCGCCCGTTGA
- a CDS encoding pyridoxal phosphate-dependent aminotransferase, which yields MNESKLRFRPADRMTALPKQFFASLVQKANAAVAAGRDVINLGQGNPDRPTPDNVVRALREAADNPQFHRYPPFSGFSFLKEAVAKRYKEDYGVTVDPQTQVAVLFGGKTGLVEISQIMLNPGDVCLVPDPGYPDYWSGVALAGGRMSFMPLTEANGYLPDYGAVPAQDLAKAKLMFFNYPNNPTSAVAPASFYKDTVEFAAKHGILAVSDFAYGAIGFDGNRPISFLETPGAMDVGIEIYTLSKTYNMAGWRVAFAIGNEEIIRLINLMQDHYYVSLFGAVQYAAAEALTGPQDSVRQLVATYESRRDALFDALADIGWRAPKPAGSFFCWLPVPGGYTSATFADKLLAEADVVVAPGIGFGDHGDGYVRVGLLSSEERLREAAARIGRLGLF from the coding sequence ATGAACGAATCCAAGCTGCGCTTTCGGCCCGCGGACCGGATGACCGCGCTGCCGAAGCAATTTTTCGCCTCTCTCGTCCAGAAGGCGAACGCCGCCGTCGCGGCGGGCCGGGACGTCATTAATCTCGGACAAGGCAATCCCGATCGGCCGACGCCGGACAACGTCGTGCGGGCGCTTCGGGAAGCCGCCGACAATCCGCAGTTTCACCGGTATCCCCCGTTTTCGGGCTTTAGCTTCCTTAAGGAAGCGGTCGCGAAACGGTATAAAGAAGATTACGGCGTGACGGTCGATCCACAAACGCAGGTCGCCGTCCTGTTCGGCGGCAAAACCGGTCTCGTCGAAATCAGCCAAATCATGCTAAACCCGGGCGACGTTTGCCTCGTGCCGGATCCGGGCTACCCGGATTATTGGTCCGGCGTCGCGCTGGCGGGCGGCCGTATGTCGTTCATGCCGCTGACGGAAGCGAACGGCTATTTGCCCGATTACGGCGCCGTGCCGGCGCAGGATCTCGCGAAGGCGAAGCTGATGTTTTTCAATTATCCGAACAACCCGACGAGCGCCGTCGCCCCGGCTTCCTTCTATAAGGACACGGTCGAGTTCGCGGCGAAGCACGGCATTCTCGCCGTCTCCGACTTCGCCTACGGCGCGATCGGCTTCGACGGCAACCGCCCGATCAGCTTCCTCGAAACGCCGGGCGCGATGGACGTCGGAATTGAAATTTATACTTTGTCCAAAACTTACAATATGGCGGGCTGGCGCGTCGCGTTCGCGATCGGCAACGAGGAAATCATCCGGCTCATCAATTTAATGCAGGACCACTACTACGTCAGCTTGTTCGGCGCGGTGCAGTACGCGGCTGCCGAAGCGCTGACCGGACCGCAGGATTCCGTGCGCCAGTTGGTCGCGACGTACGAATCGCGGCGCGACGCGCTGTTCGATGCGCTCGCGGACATCGGCTGGCGCGCGCCGAAGCCGGCCGGCTCCTTCTTCTGCTGGCTGCCGGTGCCCGGCGGTTATACGTCGGCGACGTTCGCCGACAAGCTGCTCGCGGAGGCCGACGTCGTCGTCGCCCCCGGCATCGGCTTCGGCGACCACGGCGACGGCTACGTGCGCGTCGGGCTGCTCAGCTCCGAGGAGCGGCTTCGCGAGGCGGCGGCGCGCATCGGCCGGTTGGGATTGTTTTAA
- a CDS encoding carbon-nitrogen family hydrolase has product MKVAVIQMDVTIGEPEANRERALARMSEAVSGPDKPDVVMLPEMWNTGYSLENIEDIADDEGEPTRALMADFAAKHGVNVVAGSVATKSDGGVKNTILVFDRTGKQTADYSKIHLFRLMEEEKYLKQGGAIGKLAVDEAPAGMMVCYDIRFPELTRRLALDGAKVLFVPAQWPKPRLHHWRTLLLARAIENQMFVVACNRVGTSRGTEFFGHSMIISPWGDILAEGGEEEAILTADLDLAEVDRVRGTIPVFQDRRPELY; this is encoded by the coding sequence ATGAAGGTTGCGGTAATTCAAATGGACGTTACGATCGGCGAACCGGAGGCGAATCGCGAGCGCGCCCTCGCGCGCATGAGCGAAGCTGTGAGCGGGCCGGACAAGCCGGACGTCGTCATGTTGCCGGAAATGTGGAACACGGGTTACTCGCTTGAAAATATCGAAGACATCGCCGACGACGAGGGAGAGCCGACGCGCGCGCTGATGGCTGACTTCGCGGCGAAGCACGGCGTGAACGTCGTGGCCGGTTCGGTCGCGACGAAGTCGGACGGCGGCGTCAAAAATACGATTTTGGTTTTCGATCGCACGGGCAAGCAAACGGCGGATTATTCGAAAATTCATTTGTTCCGGTTGATGGAGGAAGAGAAATATTTGAAGCAGGGCGGGGCGATCGGGAAGCTTGCGGTAGACGAGGCTCCGGCCGGCATGATGGTGTGCTACGACATCCGGTTTCCGGAGCTGACGCGCAGGCTCGCCCTGGACGGGGCGAAGGTGCTGTTCGTGCCGGCGCAGTGGCCGAAGCCGCGATTGCACCATTGGCGAACGCTGCTGCTGGCGCGGGCGATCGAAAACCAAATGTTCGTCGTCGCCTGCAATCGGGTCGGGACGAGCCGCGGCACCGAATTTTTCGGGCATTCGATGATCATTTCGCCGTGGGGCGACATTTTGGCGGAAGGCGGGGAGGAAGAGGCGATTTTGACGGCCGACCTCGATCTTGCCGAAGTCGACCGGGTCCGAGGCACGATCCCGGTATTCCAGGATCGCCGCCCCGAGCTTTATTAA
- a CDS encoding LysR family transcriptional regulator, whose protein sequence is MEFRQLLYVVQIYFEKNFSRAAEKLHIAQPSLSQQLAKLEKELGVTLFHRTTNAVEPTHAGEVFVAKAQRILDLVEQLKSEMNDISNLRKGKLVVGTLPITGSHILPIVLPEFAKRHPGIEISLVEDTSANLEHLTSSGAVDLSLLSLPIEEPTLDYRPYATEDILLAVPEAHPLAARPEPIPVRALAQEAFVVLKKGQGFRQIAQDICAEAGFAPRIVFESSNIETVQSLVAAGMGVAFIPSMVAESKKGRYVPVYKSLTDPAPSRTLVIAERRGRYFTKAAEAFIDTLMEVTKRLEQS, encoded by the coding sequence ATGGAATTCCGCCAGCTGCTGTACGTCGTTCAAATCTATTTCGAGAAAAATTTTTCGCGCGCCGCGGAAAAGCTGCACATCGCGCAGCCGTCGCTCAGCCAGCAGCTCGCCAAGCTCGAGAAGGAGCTCGGCGTGACGCTGTTTCACCGGACGACGAACGCCGTCGAGCCGACGCACGCCGGCGAAGTGTTCGTCGCGAAGGCGCAGCGTATCCTCGACCTCGTCGAACAGCTGAAGAGCGAGATGAACGACATTTCGAATTTGCGCAAAGGCAAGCTCGTCGTCGGCACGCTGCCGATCACCGGATCGCACATTTTGCCGATCGTGCTGCCCGAATTCGCGAAGCGCCACCCCGGCATCGAGATTTCGCTCGTCGAGGACACCAGCGCCAATCTCGAGCACCTCACGTCGTCGGGCGCCGTCGATCTGAGCCTCTTGTCGCTGCCGATCGAGGAGCCCACGCTCGATTATCGCCCTTACGCGACGGAAGACATTTTGCTCGCCGTGCCGGAAGCTCATCCGCTCGCGGCGCGCCCCGAGCCGATCCCGGTCCGCGCGCTGGCCCAGGAAGCGTTCGTCGTGCTGAAAAAGGGGCAGGGCTTCCGCCAAATCGCCCAAGATATTTGCGCGGAAGCCGGATTCGCGCCGCGCATCGTGTTCGAAAGCAGCAACATCGAGACGGTGCAGTCGCTCGTCGCCGCGGGCATGGGCGTCGCGTTCATCCCGAGCATGGTCGCCGAGTCGAAAAAGGGCCGCTACGTCCCTGTTTATAAATCGCTTACCGATCCGGCGCCGAGCCGGACGCTCGTCATTGCCGAACGCCGCGGTCGATATTTCACGAAAGCCGCGGAAGCGTTCATCGACACGCTGATGGAAGTGACGAAACGGCTCGAACAGTCATAA
- the leuC gene encoding 3-isopropylmalate dehydratase large subunit: MTKRTMFEKIWDNHVIHQEEGKPSIIYIDLHLVHEVTSPQAFEGLRLAGRKVRRPELTFATMDHNVPTKDRFNITDPISKQQVDTLTKNAQEFGITLYDLNSIDQGVVHVMGPELGLTHPGKTIVCGDSHTSTHGAFGALAFGIGTSEVEHVLATQTLQQSKPKTMEVRVNGQLPFGVTAKDLILGIIAKYGTDFATGYVIEYTGEAIRGLSMEQRMTVCNMSIEAGARAGMIAPDQTTFDYLRGREHVPQGAEFDAAVERWKQLVTDEGATYDRVVEFDATTLIPQVTWGTSPGMGTNVLAQVPNPADFPTENERKAAEKALEYMDLKPGTPMTEVEINYVFIGSCTNGRIEDLRAAAKVARGYKVSPNVTAIVVPGSGRVKLQAEKEGLDKIFIEAGFEWRDAGCSMCLAMNPDVLKPGDRCASTSNRNFEGRQGRGGRTHLVSPEMAAAAAVTGRFVDVRDWKFKTEVEVG, encoded by the coding sequence ATGACGAAACGTACGATGTTCGAGAAAATTTGGGACAATCACGTCATTCATCAAGAAGAAGGCAAACCTAGCATTATTTATATCGATTTGCATTTGGTGCACGAAGTGACGAGCCCGCAGGCGTTCGAAGGCCTGCGCCTCGCCGGCCGCAAGGTGCGCCGTCCGGAATTGACGTTCGCGACGATGGACCACAACGTGCCGACGAAAGACCGTTTCAACATTACGGATCCGATCTCGAAGCAGCAGGTCGACACGCTGACGAAGAACGCGCAGGAATTCGGCATCACGCTGTACGATCTCAACTCGATCGACCAAGGCGTCGTTCACGTCATGGGTCCTGAGCTCGGTCTCACGCACCCTGGCAAAACGATCGTCTGCGGCGACTCGCATACGTCGACGCACGGCGCGTTCGGCGCGCTCGCGTTCGGCATCGGCACGTCCGAGGTCGAGCACGTCCTCGCGACGCAGACGCTGCAGCAATCGAAGCCGAAGACGATGGAAGTGCGCGTGAACGGCCAGCTGCCGTTCGGCGTGACGGCGAAGGATTTGATTTTGGGCATCATCGCCAAATACGGCACGGATTTCGCGACGGGCTACGTCATCGAGTACACGGGCGAAGCGATTCGCGGCCTGTCGATGGAGCAGCGCATGACGGTCTGCAACATGTCGATCGAAGCGGGCGCGCGCGCCGGCATGATCGCTCCGGACCAAACGACGTTCGACTATCTCCGCGGCCGCGAGCACGTTCCGCAAGGCGCCGAGTTCGACGCGGCGGTCGAGCGCTGGAAGCAGCTCGTGACGGACGAAGGAGCGACGTATGACCGCGTCGTCGAGTTCGACGCAACGACGCTCATCCCGCAAGTCACGTGGGGCACGAGCCCGGGCATGGGCACGAACGTGCTCGCGCAGGTGCCGAATCCGGCGGACTTCCCGACGGAGAACGAGCGCAAAGCGGCCGAGAAGGCTTTGGAATACATGGATTTGAAGCCGGGCACGCCGATGACGGAAGTCGAGATTAACTACGTGTTTATCGGCTCCTGCACGAACGGCCGCATCGAAGACCTGCGCGCGGCGGCGAAAGTCGCTCGCGGCTACAAGGTGTCGCCGAACGTGACGGCGATCGTCGTTCCGGGCTCCGGCCGCGTCAAGCTGCAGGCGGAGAAGGAAGGCTTGGATAAAATCTTCATCGAAGCAGGATTCGAATGGCGCGATGCCGGATGCTCGATGTGCCTCGCGATGAACCCGGACGTCCTGAAGCCGGGCGACCGCTGCGCATCGACGTCGAACCGTAACTTCGAAGGCCGCCAAGGCCGCGGCGGACGCACGCACCTCGTGTCGCCGGAAATGGCTGCCGCTGCTGCCGTTACGGGTCGCTTCGTCGACGTGCGCGATTGGAAATTCAAGACGGAAGTCGAAGTCGGCTAA
- the leuD gene encoding 3-isopropylmalate dehydratase small subunit → MQAFTKHTGIVAPVDRVNVDTDAIIPKQFLKRIERTGFGQFLFFEWRWDEQGNVNEDFEMNKPRYQGASVLISRANFGCGSSREHAPWAILDYGFRVVIAPSFADIFYNNCFKNGILPIKLSEEEVEDLFQRTAKHEGYKLNVDLENKTITDDYGLSLSFDLDEHRRQFLLQGLDDIGLTLQHEDKIAAYEAARGLA, encoded by the coding sequence ATGCAAGCATTCACGAAACATACGGGCATCGTCGCTCCGGTCGACCGCGTGAACGTCGACACGGACGCGATCATTCCGAAGCAGTTTTTGAAGCGCATCGAGCGCACGGGGTTCGGCCAGTTCCTGTTCTTCGAATGGCGCTGGGACGAACAAGGCAACGTGAACGAAGATTTCGAAATGAACAAGCCGCGCTACCAGGGCGCATCCGTCCTGATTTCGCGCGCGAACTTCGGCTGCGGCTCCTCCCGCGAGCACGCGCCTTGGGCGATTCTTGACTACGGCTTCCGCGTCGTCATCGCTCCTTCGTTCGCGGACATTTTCTACAACAACTGTTTCAAGAACGGCATCCTGCCGATCAAGCTGAGCGAGGAAGAAGTCGAAGACTTGTTCCAGCGCACGGCGAAGCACGAAGGCTACAAGCTGAACGTCGACCTCGAGAACAAAACGATTACCGACGACTACGGTTTGTCGCTGTCGTTCGATCTCGACGAGCACCGCCGCCAGTTCTTGCTGCAAGGTCTCGACGATATCGGCCTGACGCTGCAGCACGAAGACAAAATCGCCGCGTACGAAGCCGCTCGCGGTTTGGCATAA
- a CDS encoding TetR/AcrR family transcriptional regulator, which translates to MTEKQLRIVNAAMEVFVEKGYSGSSTSEIAAKAGVAEGTIFRHYKTKKDLLFSIVTPIVAKLVAPFVMKDFYRVLDAPYSTYESFLRAVLRNRIDFIHKHLPALRIFLQEIPFQEELREPFKDMVAANIIPRLRNVAERFQAQGSLRVDFPPESIVRLTMTNILGFLLARYFLLPEYAWDDEAEIERTIDFIIHGLGAPRA; encoded by the coding sequence ATGACGGAAAAGCAGCTTAGAATCGTCAACGCCGCCATGGAGGTGTTCGTCGAGAAAGGCTACTCCGGTTCGTCCACGAGCGAAATCGCCGCCAAAGCCGGCGTCGCCGAAGGAACGATATTTCGCCATTATAAAACGAAGAAAGATTTGCTGTTTTCCATCGTGACGCCGATTGTCGCTAAGCTCGTCGCTCCGTTCGTTATGAAAGATTTTTATAGGGTGCTGGACGCTCCGTACTCGACGTACGAAAGTTTCCTGCGCGCGGTGCTGCGGAATCGGATCGACTTCATTCATAAGCATTTGCCGGCGCTTCGCATCTTTCTGCAGGAAATCCCGTTTCAGGAAGAGCTGCGCGAACCGTTCAAAGACATGGTCGCCGCCAACATCATCCCGCGCCTTCGGAACGTCGCCGAGCGGTTTCAGGCGCAAGGTTCTCTACGCGTGGACTTCCCGCCGGAGTCTATCGTTCGGTTGACGATGACGAACATACTCGGCTTTTTGCTGGCGCGTTACTTCCTATTGCCCGAATATGCCTGGGACGACGAAGCGGAAATCGAGCGCACGATCGATTTCATCATACATGGCCTCGGCGCTCCTCGCGCGTAG
- a CDS encoding ABC transporter permease, whose protein sequence is MRRVAALFTRICRQFLHDKRTLAMMYAAPLLILTLMSLLFNGDPYEPTIAAVDAPPALLERLENEGARAVEVSGAEEADALLASGEADAALFFADAGAPRLVLEGSNPNVAAGVRMFLSGAFAPPSADVSPPLEVAYLHGSEDAVSFDWFGPVLIGVFAFFFVFLIAGIAFLRERTGGTLERLLVSPLRRHEIVAGYVLGFGVFTLAQAGLIAWFAVGILDMVLAGSFGYVLLVTAALSVTALSLGIFLSAFAANEFQMIQFIPLVIVPQVFFCGLFPIDSLDPWLQWISYAMPLTYGADALREVMVRGGGWSDIAFYVYVLLGFSAVFMAANVLALRKFRKV, encoded by the coding sequence ATGAGACGCGTCGCCGCCCTGTTTACCCGCATCTGCCGCCAATTTTTGCACGACAAAAGGACGCTCGCCATGATGTACGCCGCGCCGCTGCTCATCTTAACGTTAATGTCGCTGCTGTTTAACGGCGATCCTTACGAACCCACAATCGCTGCGGTGGACGCGCCGCCGGCGCTGCTCGAGCGTCTCGAGAACGAAGGCGCCCGCGCCGTCGAGGTTTCGGGCGCCGAGGAAGCCGACGCGCTGCTCGCGAGCGGCGAAGCGGACGCTGCGCTGTTTTTCGCGGACGCCGGCGCCCCCCGCCTCGTTCTCGAAGGCAGCAATCCGAACGTCGCGGCCGGGGTGCGCATGTTTCTCTCCGGCGCGTTCGCTCCTCCTTCCGCCGACGTCTCCCCGCCGCTCGAAGTCGCGTATTTGCACGGGTCCGAGGACGCCGTTTCGTTCGATTGGTTCGGCCCCGTATTGATCGGCGTCTTCGCGTTCTTCTTCGTATTCCTGATCGCGGGCATCGCGTTCTTGCGCGAGCGGACCGGGGGCACGCTGGAGCGGCTGCTTGTTTCCCCGCTCCGCCGCCATGAAATCGTCGCCGGCTACGTGCTCGGGTTCGGCGTCTTTACGCTCGCGCAGGCCGGATTGATCGCTTGGTTCGCGGTTGGTATACTGGATATGGTTTTAGCGGGCTCGTTCGGATACGTGCTCCTTGTCACGGCCGCGCTGTCGGTTACCGCGCTGTCGCTCGGCATCTTCCTGTCGGCGTTCGCCGCCAACGAGTTCCAAATGATTCAATTCATCCCGCTCGTCATCGTGCCGCAAGTATTTTTTTGCGGACTGTTTCCGATCGACTCGCTCGATCCGTGGCTGCAATGGATATCGTACGCGATGCCGCTTACCTACGGCGCTGACGCGCTGCGCGAAGTGATGGTGCGCGGCGGCGGCTGGAGCGATATTGCTTTTTACGTCTATGTGCTGCTAGGATTCTCCGCCGTATTCATGGCGGCCAATGTGCTGGCGCTGCGCAAATTCCGCAAGGTGTAA